From Rhodoferax sp. AJA081-3, the proteins below share one genomic window:
- the aceF gene encoding dihydrolipoyllysine-residue acetyltransferase: MASIDIQVPDIGDFDEVTVIELMVKVGDTVKAEQSLITVESDKASMEIPSSHGGVVKEIKVKLGDKVKQGSIVVSLESAEQNQAVAPAAAVPTAPVSVAPAAAPAAAAPAPVAAASSGPVEVRIPDIGDFKDVTVIELLVKVGDMVKVEQSLVTVESDKASMEIPSSTAGVVKEIKVKLGDTVNIGDLVVILEGVAGGAVAAPAAAPAAAPAAPTAAAPAAVSAPAAAAAAPGFAVPAHAPGAAPVGLPHASPSVRKFARELGVPLNEVKGSGLKGRITEADVQGFTRSVMSGAIQTLAAAAQNKPAAGSGDGAGLGLIPWPKVDFAKFGPIERKELSRIKKISGANLLRNAIMIPAVTNHDDADITDLEAFRVSTNKENEKSGVKVTMLAFLIKACVAALKKFPEFNSSLDGDALIYKQFYHIGFAADTPNGLMVPVIKDADKKGIFQISQEMSELAKKARDGKLSPAEMSGASFTISSLGGIGGRYFTPIINAPEVAILGVCRSTMEPVWDGKAFQPRLMLPLSLTWDHRVIDGAAAARFNVYLGQILGDFRRVLL, encoded by the coding sequence ATGGCATCTATCGATATCCAGGTTCCCGACATTGGCGACTTTGACGAAGTCACCGTCATTGAACTGATGGTCAAGGTTGGCGACACCGTCAAGGCTGAACAATCGCTGATCACTGTGGAGTCTGACAAGGCCTCCATGGAAATCCCGTCCAGCCACGGTGGTGTGGTCAAGGAGATCAAGGTCAAATTGGGCGACAAGGTCAAGCAAGGCTCGATCGTCGTCTCGCTCGAAAGCGCTGAGCAAAATCAGGCTGTAGCCCCCGCCGCCGCTGTACCTACCGCTCCTGTTTCTGTAGCGCCAGCTGCAGCTCCTGCTGCTGCAGCACCCGCACCGGTGGCCGCGGCATCCAGCGGCCCGGTGGAAGTGCGTATTCCCGACATTGGCGATTTCAAGGACGTCACCGTCATTGAACTGCTGGTCAAGGTGGGCGACATGGTCAAGGTGGAGCAAAGCCTAGTGACCGTGGAGTCGGACAAGGCATCGATGGAGATCCCGTCCAGCACCGCGGGTGTGGTCAAAGAGATCAAGGTCAAGCTGGGAGACACCGTGAACATCGGTGACCTGGTGGTGATTCTCGAAGGCGTGGCTGGTGGCGCGGTGGCTGCACCGGCTGCTGCTCCCGCAGCGGCACCTGCAGCGCCTACCGCGGCTGCTCCTGCGGCAGTCTCTGCCCCCGCAGCTGCCGCAGCTGCGCCCGGCTTCGCCGTGCCTGCGCACGCGCCCGGCGCTGCACCCGTAGGCTTGCCGCATGCATCACCGTCGGTCCGCAAGTTTGCCCGCGAACTGGGCGTGCCCTTGAACGAGGTCAAAGGCAGTGGCCTCAAAGGCCGTATCACCGAGGCAGACGTGCAAGGCTTCACCCGATCCGTGATGAGCGGCGCCATCCAGACCTTGGCTGCTGCGGCGCAGAACAAGCCTGCAGCGGGCAGTGGCGACGGTGCCGGACTGGGTCTGATCCCCTGGCCCAAGGTGGACTTCGCCAAGTTCGGCCCCATTGAGCGCAAGGAACTGAGCCGCATCAAGAAGATCAGCGGCGCCAACCTGCTGCGCAACGCCATCATGATTCCCGCCGTCACCAACCACGACGATGCCGACATCACCGACCTGGAAGCCTTCCGCGTCTCCACCAACAAGGAGAACGAGAAGTCTGGTGTCAAGGTGACGATGCTGGCCTTCCTGATCAAAGCTTGCGTGGCCGCGCTGAAGAAGTTCCCCGAGTTCAATAGCTCGTTGGACGGCGACGCGCTGATCTACAAACAGTTCTACCACATCGGTTTTGCGGCCGACACGCCCAATGGCCTGATGGTTCCGGTCATCAAGGATGCCGACAAAAAAGGCATCTTCCAGATCAGCCAGGAGATGAGCGAACTGGCCAAGAAGGCGCGCGATGGCAAGCTGAGCCCGGCAGAAATGTCCGGCGCCAGTTTCACTATCTCCAGCCTGGGCGGCATTGGCGGGCGTTACTTCACGCCCATCATCAACGCGCCCGAGGTCGCCATCCTGGGCGTCTGCCGCTCGACGATGGAACCCGTGTGGGACGGCAAGGCATTCCAGCCGCGTCTGATGTTGCCCTTGTCGCTGACCTGGGACCACCGCGTCATCGACGGCGCCGCCGCTGCGCGCTTCAACGTCTACCTGGGCCAGATCCTGGGTGACTTCCGCCGTGTGTTGCTCTAA
- the lpdA gene encoding dihydrolipoyl dehydrogenase has product MAIVEIKVPDIGDVTDVSVIELMVKPGDTIKAEQSLITVESDKASMEIPASQGGVVKELKVKLGDKVSEGSVVLMLEVAGADAEPSPAPANASTSNQAVAPVAATPDAPKTVVNAPAPAPAEVAVAAPAGASYAGTADLDCDVLVIGGGPGGYSAAFRAADLGLKVILVERYATLGGVCLNVGCIPSKALLHVAAVMDEVSHMSALGVDFGAPVVNVDKLRGHKEKVIGKLTGGLAAMAKMRKVTTVRGYGAFVGANHVEVEETSGGAQEKTGTKKVIAFKKAIIAAGSQAVRLPFMPEDPRVVDSTGALELKEVPKRMLILGGGIIGLEMGTVYSTLGARLDVVEMLDGLMQGADRDLVKIWQKMNAKRFDNIMLKTKTVSARALPEGIEVTFAAAEEGGTAPAPQVYDLVLQAVGRTPNGKKIAAEKAGVAVTDRGFINVDIQMRTNVPHIFAIGDIVGQPMLAHKAVHEAHVAAEVIAGELQGNKELAAAAFNARVIPSVAYTDPEVAWVGLTEDQAKAQGIKVKKGLFPWTASGRAIANGRDEGVTKLLFDDSPEAHGHGKILGGGMVGTHAGDMIGEIALAIEMGADAVDIGKTIHPHPTLGESIGMAAEIAHGSCTDVPPARK; this is encoded by the coding sequence ATGGCAATCGTAGAAATCAAAGTCCCCGATATCGGCGACGTCACCGACGTCAGCGTTATCGAACTGATGGTCAAACCCGGCGACACCATCAAGGCCGAGCAAAGCCTGATCACCGTGGAGAGCGACAAGGCCTCCATGGAGATCCCGGCCAGCCAAGGCGGCGTGGTCAAGGAACTCAAAGTCAAGCTGGGCGACAAGGTCAGCGAAGGTTCGGTTGTGTTGATGCTGGAAGTGGCCGGTGCAGATGCCGAGCCCAGCCCGGCTCCAGCCAATGCTTCAACGTCAAATCAGGCTGTAGCCCCCGTCGCTGCTACACCAGATGCTCCTAAAACAGTAGTAAATGCACCGGCACCGGCACCGGCAGAGGTCGCTGTGGCTGCACCCGCTGGCGCCAGCTACGCCGGTACCGCAGACTTGGACTGCGACGTGCTGGTTATCGGTGGCGGCCCTGGCGGTTACTCGGCTGCGTTCCGCGCGGCCGACCTAGGCCTGAAGGTCATCCTGGTCGAACGCTACGCCACACTGGGTGGCGTCTGTCTGAACGTGGGTTGTATCCCATCCAAGGCGCTGCTGCACGTGGCGGCCGTCATGGACGAGGTGAGCCACATGTCTGCCCTGGGCGTGGACTTTGGCGCACCGGTGGTCAACGTCGACAAGCTGCGTGGCCACAAGGAAAAAGTCATTGGCAAGCTGACCGGCGGTCTCGCCGCCATGGCCAAGATGCGCAAGGTCACCACCGTGCGCGGCTACGGTGCCTTCGTTGGCGCCAACCATGTGGAAGTGGAAGAAACCAGCGGTGGCGCGCAAGAGAAGACCGGCACCAAGAAGGTCATCGCCTTCAAGAAGGCCATCATTGCTGCGGGCAGCCAAGCGGTGCGCCTGCCTTTCATGCCCGAAGACCCACGCGTGGTGGACAGCACTGGCGCGCTGGAGCTGAAAGAAGTCCCCAAGCGCATGCTGATCCTGGGTGGCGGCATCATCGGCCTGGAAATGGGCACCGTCTACAGCACGCTGGGCGCACGCCTGGACGTGGTGGAAATGCTGGACGGCCTGATGCAGGGCGCCGACCGCGACCTCGTCAAGATCTGGCAGAAGATGAACGCCAAGCGTTTTGACAACATCATGCTCAAGACCAAGACCGTCTCCGCACGCGCCTTGCCCGAAGGCATTGAGGTCACGTTCGCCGCAGCAGAGGAGGGCGGCACGGCCCCCGCGCCCCAGGTGTATGACCTGGTGCTGCAAGCCGTGGGCCGCACGCCCAATGGCAAGAAGATCGCCGCCGAGAAAGCCGGGGTGGCGGTCACCGACCGTGGTTTCATCAATGTCGATATCCAGATGCGCACCAACGTGCCCCACATCTTCGCCATCGGCGACATCGTCGGCCAGCCGATGCTGGCCCACAAGGCGGTGCACGAGGCCCATGTGGCGGCCGAAGTGATTGCCGGTGAATTGCAGGGCAACAAGGAGCTGGCCGCAGCCGCCTTCAACGCCCGCGTCATTCCCAGCGTGGCCTACACCGACCCCGAAGTGGCCTGGGTTGGCCTCACTGAAGACCAGGCCAAGGCCCAAGGCATCAAGGTCAAGAAGGGCCTGTTCCCGTGGACGGCATCGGGCCGCGCCATTGCCAATGGCCGCGACGAAGGTGTCACCAAGCTTTTGTTCGACGATTCACCCGAGGCGCATGGTCACGGCAAGATCCTGGGCGGCGGCATGGTCGGCACGCATGCGGGCGACATGATCGGCGAGATCGCGCTGGCGATTGAGATGGGCGCGGACGCGGTGGATATCGGCAAGACCATCCACCCCCACCCCACGCTGGGCGAAAGCATCGGCATGGCGGCGGAGATTGCGCATGGCAGTTGCACGGATGTGCCGCCAGCGAGAAAGTAA
- a CDS encoding ABC transporter ATP-binding protein, translated as MLANPPIVSAADPIVCVRDLSKTYADGFQALKTINLDIRRGEIFALLGPNGAGKTTLISVICGMSTATLGTVTADGHDTVRDYRAARSIIGLVPQELHTDSFETVWATVSFSRGLFGKAPNPAFIEKILKDLSLWDKKDNKILQLSGGMKRRVLIAKALSHEPKILFLDEPSAGVDVELRHDMWRLVRQLRDAGTTIILTTHYIEEAEDMADRIGVIRNGELIVVEDKHVLMRKLGKKQLTLTLQHPLERVPEALASWSLELSQHGQQLTYSFDTQQEDTGIAALLRALGEAGIDFKDLHSSESSLEDIFVSLVHDTKATQA; from the coding sequence ATGCTTGCCAATCCCCCCATCGTTTCCGCCGCGGACCCCATAGTCTGCGTGCGGGACCTCAGCAAAACCTATGCGGACGGTTTCCAGGCCCTCAAGACCATCAACCTGGACATCCGGCGCGGCGAGATTTTTGCGCTGTTGGGCCCCAACGGTGCAGGCAAGACCACGCTGATCAGTGTGATCTGCGGTATGAGCACCGCCACCCTGGGCACGGTCACGGCCGACGGCCACGACACGGTGCGTGACTACCGTGCGGCGCGTTCCATCATTGGTCTGGTTCCCCAGGAGTTGCACACGGATTCGTTTGAGACGGTGTGGGCCACGGTGAGCTTCAGCCGCGGCCTGTTTGGCAAGGCGCCGAATCCGGCGTTCATCGAGAAAATCCTGAAAGACCTGTCGCTGTGGGACAAGAAGGACAACAAGATCTTGCAGCTTTCCGGTGGCATGAAACGGCGTGTGCTGATTGCCAAGGCCCTGTCACATGAGCCGAAGATACTGTTCCTCGACGAACCCAGTGCGGGTGTTGACGTGGAGTTGCGCCATGACATGTGGCGCCTGGTGCGCCAACTGCGCGATGCTGGCACGACCATCATCCTGACCACCCACTACATCGAAGAAGCCGAAGACATGGCCGACCGCATCGGCGTGATCCGCAACGGCGAGCTGATCGTGGTGGAAGACAAGCACGTGCTGATGCGAAAGCTGGGCAAAAAGCAACTGACGCTTACGCTGCAGCACCCCTTGGAACGGGTACCGGAGGCCTTGGCATCCTGGTCTCTCGAACTGTCGCAGCATGGCCAGCAGCTGACCTACAGCTTTGACACCCAGCAGGAAGACACCGGCATTGCCGCACTGTTGCGTGCCCTGGGCGAGGCAGGTATTGATTTCAAGGATCTGCATTCCAGCGAAAGCTCGCTCGAAGACATTTTCGTCAGCCTGGTCCACGATACGAAAGCAACGCAAGCATGA
- a CDS encoding ABC transporter permease — protein sequence MNGLNLHGVRAIYRFEMNRAFRTWMQSLIAPVLSTALYFIVFGSAIGSRMGDIGGVSYGAYIIPGLLMLSLLSESISNSAFGIYMPKWSGTIYELLSAPVGWVEVLLGYVGAAVSKSLMVGTLILITARFFVPYEVAHPLWMMGFLVLTATTFCLFGFIIGLWADSFQKLQVIPLLVITPLTFLGGAFYSISMLPPLWQAVSLFNPVVYLISGLRWAFYGQADVHIGISVGMTLGFMVACLVVVWWVFKTGRRIRK from the coding sequence ATGAACGGCCTCAACCTGCACGGCGTGCGCGCCATCTACCGCTTCGAGATGAACCGCGCCTTTCGCACCTGGATGCAAAGCCTGATTGCGCCCGTGCTCTCCACAGCTTTGTATTTCATCGTCTTCGGCTCGGCCATTGGTTCGCGCATGGGCGACATCGGGGGGGTAAGTTATGGCGCCTACATCATCCCGGGGCTACTGATGCTCTCGCTGCTGTCGGAGAGTATTTCAAACTCTGCCTTTGGTATCTATATGCCCAAATGGTCTGGCACCATTTACGAGCTGCTGAGCGCACCGGTCGGATGGGTGGAGGTGCTGCTGGGCTATGTGGGCGCTGCGGTGAGCAAGTCACTCATGGTGGGCACCCTCATCCTCATCACAGCGCGATTTTTCGTGCCGTATGAGGTGGCGCATCCGCTGTGGATGATGGGCTTTTTGGTACTCACCGCCACAACTTTCTGCCTGTTCGGATTCATCATTGGTCTGTGGGCCGACAGTTTTCAAAAACTGCAGGTCATCCCGCTGCTGGTGATCACCCCGCTTACCTTCCTGGGTGGGGCGTTCTACAGCATCAGCATGCTGCCGCCGCTGTGGCAAGCCGTGTCGCTGTTCAACCCCGTGGTGTATCTCATCAGTGGGCTGCGCTGGGCGTTTTACGGCCAAGCCGATGTGCACATTGGCATCAGCGTGGGCATGACGCTGGGGTTCATGGTGGCATGTCTTGTGGTGGTGTGGTGGGTGTTCAAGACAGGCCGCCGCATCCGCAAGTGA
- a CDS encoding DUF4832 domain-containing protein, which yields MNIPLNRTIWSGVVALALVACGGGGSSAPSAPATNSGTPSTAAPTATGQTPVSQNTTPTDGTTAPTGTSPSTGGTPPTSTTPQANIVPVAFAGGAQNVGLGLVTVNGGGSSDANGDPITYAWTLTSKPAGSTAVLTTTTAVATSFTADMAGSYVVSLTVHDGKVSSSAASVTITVAAAAWQAQSTSKVFTALAPTTDDTVNPMRGYYRWRGQEKVTQVSPALDAYQRYRWKDLETGLGTYNFATVLSDLQTAKSQGRKFALRVQAMLGYDDGQVYIPSYVVNHASCLNGCGWWADYDAGTPGLTFVPDWNDPYLQQRASALLLALSTALGSQDDIAWIDIGMFGQWGEWALSSGINYATAPAGIVAATDASKREFVDMHLRAFPTRQMVMLAIYSRYNEVRYATTQQTIASKPVGMRIDCLGRGGFMNQWTHHPTEWATLQDVWKTAPFVAEYCQFPSGDPADTPLVAQQQVRDFHISTVGNGNIGDGSANSWASYTPTEQQQLIQVGREAGYRYRVDTANVGLTGSGLLSVSAVVRNDGNAPTYEPWEVLLELTNSLGNTVWSQTMVGDLKTNQGAGSIQSFSTTVQLPSQSTGDYTLKLIARDARRLSATPVRAPLRWTVAERTSDGGVDLASLRKN from the coding sequence ATGAATATCCCACTCAACCGAACGATCTGGTCCGGCGTCGTTGCGCTCGCTTTGGTGGCTTGTGGTGGTGGAGGTAGTAGTGCGCCCAGTGCACCAGCGACAAACTCGGGAACCCCCAGCACTGCGGCTCCCACGGCGACGGGCCAGACACCAGTGTCTCAAAACACCACACCAACCGATGGAACAACAGCGCCTACGGGAACCTCCCCATCGACCGGAGGCACACCTCCTACGTCCACCACACCGCAAGCGAACATCGTTCCGGTTGCATTCGCGGGGGGCGCACAGAACGTTGGCTTGGGTCTTGTCACCGTCAATGGCGGTGGCAGTTCAGACGCTAATGGTGATCCAATAACCTATGCTTGGACGCTGACATCCAAACCGGCAGGCAGCACGGCTGTGTTGACCACCACCACGGCCGTTGCAACCAGCTTCACTGCGGACATGGCCGGAAGTTATGTGGTGTCGCTGACCGTCCATGACGGCAAAGTCAGCAGCAGCGCAGCCAGCGTGACCATTACCGTCGCCGCTGCCGCTTGGCAGGCGCAGTCCACATCTAAGGTTTTCACGGCCCTCGCGCCCACCACGGACGACACGGTCAACCCCATGCGCGGTTATTACCGCTGGCGCGGGCAGGAGAAAGTCACCCAGGTCAGCCCAGCGCTGGATGCCTACCAACGGTACCGCTGGAAGGATCTGGAAACCGGTTTGGGCACTTATAACTTTGCCACCGTGCTCAGTGACCTGCAGACCGCCAAAAGCCAGGGCCGCAAATTCGCGCTGCGGGTGCAAGCCATGTTGGGCTACGACGACGGCCAGGTCTACATTCCCAGCTACGTGGTCAACCATGCCAGTTGCCTAAATGGCTGCGGTTGGTGGGCGGATTACGACGCGGGCACACCCGGGCTGACCTTTGTGCCTGATTGGAACGACCCCTACCTGCAACAACGCGCCAGTGCCTTGCTGCTTGCCCTCTCGACGGCCCTGGGTAGTCAGGACGACATCGCCTGGATTGACATCGGCATGTTTGGACAGTGGGGCGAATGGGCGCTGTCGTCGGGCATCAACTACGCTACCGCGCCGGCAGGCATTGTGGCGGCCACCGATGCCAGCAAACGCGAGTTTGTGGACATGCATTTGCGTGCCTTCCCAACCCGCCAGATGGTGATGCTGGCCATCTACAGCCGCTACAACGAAGTGCGGTATGCCACCACACAGCAAACCATCGCCAGCAAACCGGTTGGCATGCGTATCGATTGCCTGGGGCGTGGCGGGTTCATGAACCAGTGGACGCACCACCCCACCGAGTGGGCCACGCTGCAAGACGTGTGGAAGACCGCACCCTTTGTGGCTGAGTATTGCCAGTTTCCCAGTGGCGACCCCGCCGACACCCCGTTGGTTGCACAACAGCAGGTGCGCGACTTTCATATCAGCACCGTAGGCAATGGCAACATTGGTGATGGAAGCGCCAACAGCTGGGCATCGTATACCCCCACAGAGCAACAACAACTCATCCAGGTTGGCCGCGAGGCCGGTTACCGCTACCGGGTAGACACGGCCAATGTCGGCTTGACTGGCAGCGGGCTTTTGTCCGTGTCTGCTGTGGTGCGCAATGACGGCAATGCGCCCACGTATGAACCTTGGGAGGTGCTGCTGGAACTGACCAACAGCTTGGGTAACACCGTCTGGTCGCAAACAATGGTCGGTGATCTGAAAACCAACCAAGGTGCCGGCAGCATCCAGAGCTTCAGCACCACGGTGCAGTTGCCGTCTCAAAGCACTGGCGACTACACCTTGAAGTTGATCGCCCGTGATGCCCGCCGCCTCAGTGCCACCCCTGTGCGCGCGCCTCTGCGCTGGACAGTGGCAGAACGAACCAGCGATGGTGGTGTGGACTTGGCGAGTTTGCGTAAAAACTAG
- a CDS encoding ATP-binding protein — MIALDIPTLSVVALLTSLVLPLVLASSASFSTANRLATRTITRGAVIYALGFFLLSLRGIAPDWLTFLVGNMLVLGGFAELTVGFGQYFRGVIHRGWAFTLLLLQAPWLYWCVVVEPDASQRVLISSIFVGIVATVLVGLFLAEIARLRADAQDQTRAERRVLWGLVAVFGLGALSFAWRGTVFWGVHGPIDTATLGGRTWGLSFLMGVIFNIALATSLPLLISRRNQRELQHSQELLDATEQLAQVASLVVDPGTGRVTPNRVLAAWLGPDAAHGLTLEGFVSLFDPPDRAWLTDQVRQLLDHGGSGWSGQCRMAVADQSRWLSVHGGIGKDAAGRQQLILSALDVSSFREATEQANLAREAATRANTAKSEFLANMSHEIRTPMNGVLGLTRLCLQGDLPARERDLIEKCHASAQTLMGVVNDVLDFSKIEAGKLVLEDAPFDLTRTLDQARNLFEQMAGNKGICFVVEVAPDVPLALRGDALRLTQVLNNLLSNAVKFTHTGTVRLQILREPDAPVAPAGGVRLTFAVQDTGIGISPQQLARLFEPFSQADASTTRQFGGTGLGLAICRRLADLMGGSLSVDSEPGAGSRFALILPLGLSDAELQPATPPPTHKQRRLQGLRVLLVEDNPINVMVAKLSLEGEGAHVIHRADGQQAVDFLRAHAGDVDVVLMDIQMPVMDGYTATRTIRADLGLRLLPVVAMTANVMDTDRQASVEAGMDAHVGKPFDINTLVDVLLRCTSGVAT; from the coding sequence ATGATTGCATTGGACATTCCGACTCTGAGTGTCGTCGCCCTGCTCACCAGCCTGGTCTTACCACTGGTGTTAGCGAGCAGCGCCAGTTTTTCCACGGCCAATCGGCTGGCCACGCGCACCATAACCCGGGGGGCGGTGATCTATGCACTGGGTTTCTTCTTGCTGTCTTTGCGCGGCATCGCACCAGATTGGCTGACCTTTCTAGTGGGCAACATGCTGGTATTGGGTGGCTTTGCCGAACTCACGGTGGGCTTTGGCCAGTACTTTCGCGGTGTCATCCACCGGGGCTGGGCATTTACATTGCTGTTGCTGCAAGCGCCGTGGCTGTACTGGTGTGTGGTGGTGGAGCCCGACGCCAGTCAGCGGGTGCTGATTTCGTCGATCTTTGTTGGAATCGTGGCAACCGTGTTGGTCGGCTTGTTTCTGGCAGAAATCGCACGGCTACGCGCCGACGCGCAAGACCAGACCCGAGCAGAGCGGCGTGTGTTGTGGGGCTTGGTGGCGGTATTCGGGCTGGGCGCGCTGTCCTTTGCCTGGCGGGGCACGGTATTTTGGGGTGTGCACGGCCCGATCGACACTGCCACCCTGGGGGGACGCACCTGGGGCCTTTCTTTCTTGATGGGCGTGATCTTCAACATTGCCTTGGCAACCAGTTTGCCTTTGCTGATTTCGCGGCGCAACCAACGCGAGTTGCAGCACAGCCAGGAACTGCTGGACGCGACCGAGCAACTGGCCCAGGTGGCATCGCTGGTGGTGGATCCAGGCACCGGGCGTGTAACCCCCAACCGCGTTCTGGCCGCATGGCTGGGACCGGATGCGGCGCATGGCTTGACCCTGGAGGGCTTTGTTTCCCTCTTCGATCCACCAGACCGGGCCTGGCTGACCGACCAGGTTCGCCAATTGCTGGACCACGGTGGCTCCGGTTGGTCCGGGCAATGCCGCATGGCGGTGGCCGACCAATCGCGCTGGCTGTCGGTACACGGCGGCATTGGCAAGGATGCCGCAGGACGTCAGCAGCTCATATTGTCGGCACTGGATGTTTCGTCGTTCCGTGAAGCGACCGAGCAGGCCAACCTGGCGCGCGAAGCGGCAACGCGGGCCAATACCGCCAAATCCGAGTTCCTGGCCAATATGTCGCACGAAATTCGCACACCCATGAATGGCGTTCTGGGTCTGACCCGGTTGTGCCTGCAAGGCGACCTGCCAGCACGGGAACGCGACTTGATCGAGAAGTGCCATGCATCGGCCCAGACCTTGATGGGTGTGGTCAATGACGTGCTGGATTTTTCCAAAATCGAGGCAGGCAAACTGGTACTGGAGGATGCCCCGTTTGACCTGACCCGCACGCTGGATCAGGCGCGCAACCTGTTCGAACAAATGGCGGGCAACAAGGGCATCTGTTTCGTTGTGGAAGTGGCGCCCGACGTGCCGCTGGCTTTGCGTGGAGATGCCTTGCGTCTCACCCAAGTGCTCAACAACTTACTGAGCAATGCTGTGAAATTCACACATACGGGCACGGTGCGCTTGCAGATTTTGCGTGAGCCCGATGCGCCGGTAGCGCCAGCTGGGGGCGTGCGACTGACCTTTGCCGTGCAGGACACCGGCATCGGTATCAGCCCGCAGCAACTGGCCCGGCTGTTTGAGCCGTTCTCCCAGGCCGATGCTTCCACCACGCGCCAGTTTGGTGGAACCGGTCTGGGCCTGGCGATTTGTCGGCGTCTGGCCGATCTGATGGGCGGCAGCCTTAGCGTGGACAGTGAACCGGGCGCGGGCAGCCGTTTTGCACTGATCCTGCCCTTGGGATTGTCGGACGCGGAGCTGCAGCCCGCAACCCCGCCTCCCACACACAAACAGCGGCGTCTGCAGGGCCTTCGCGTTTTGCTAGTGGAAGATAACCCCATCAATGTGATGGTGGCCAAACTATCCTTGGAGGGTGAAGGTGCGCATGTCATCCACCGTGCAGATGGACAGCAGGCCGTGGACTTTCTGCGTGCGCACGCTGGCGACGTGGATGTCGTGTTGATGGACATTCAAATGCCGGTCATGGATGGCTACACTGCCACACGCACCATTCGCGCCGACCTGGGCTTGCGGTTGTTGCCAGTGGTCGCCATGACAGCCAACGTGATGGACACCGACCGCCAGGCCAGTGTGGAAGCGGGCATGGACGCCCATGTGGGCAAGCCCTTTGACATCAACACCCTGGTGGACGTGCTGCTGCGCTGTACCAGCGGCGTGGCGACTTGA
- a CDS encoding tartrate dehydrogenase: MQAHKIAVIAGDGIGNEVMPEGLRVVEAAARKFGIALEFTSFDWAHCGYYVKHGQMMPYDWFDQLKDFDAIYFGAAGWSETVPDHISLWGSLLKFRREFDQYVNLRPVRLMPGIPCPLVNRKVGDIDFYVVRENTEGEYSAIGGRLFEGTDRETVLQESVFTRKGVDRILQYAFELAQQRPKKHLTSATKSNGMAISMPYWDERVEAMAAAYPGVRWDKYHIDILAARFVLSPERFDVVVASNLFGDILSDLGPACTGTIAIAPSANLNPERTYPSLFEPVHGSAPDIYGKNIANPIGMIWSGAMMLDFLGNGDARHTGAHDAIVRAIETTLSTGPRTPDMGGKASTTDLGLAVAAAL, from the coding sequence ATGCAAGCACACAAAATCGCCGTCATCGCCGGTGACGGAATCGGCAACGAAGTCATGCCCGAAGGGCTGCGCGTGGTGGAGGCCGCTGCGCGCAAGTTCGGTATTGCCCTGGAATTCACAAGCTTCGATTGGGCCCACTGCGGTTACTACGTCAAGCACGGGCAGATGATGCCGTACGACTGGTTTGATCAACTCAAAGACTTTGACGCCATTTATTTTGGCGCAGCAGGATGGTCCGAAACCGTCCCCGACCATATTTCCTTGTGGGGGTCGTTGCTCAAGTTCCGTCGCGAATTTGACCAGTATGTAAACCTGCGCCCGGTGCGCCTGATGCCGGGTATTCCTTGCCCGCTTGTCAATCGCAAGGTGGGCGACATCGACTTCTACGTGGTGCGCGAAAACACCGAAGGTGAATACTCCGCGATTGGCGGACGTTTGTTTGAAGGCACCGACCGCGAGACGGTGCTGCAAGAATCGGTTTTCACCCGAAAAGGTGTGGATCGCATCCTGCAATATGCGTTCGAGCTGGCCCAGCAACGTCCCAAGAAACATCTGACGTCGGCCACCAAATCCAATGGCATGGCCATCAGCATGCCCTATTGGGACGAACGCGTAGAAGCCATGGCGGCGGCCTACCCTGGCGTGCGCTGGGACAAATACCACATTGACATATTGGCAGCGCGCTTCGTGCTGAGTCCAGAGCGTTTTGATGTCGTCGTGGCATCCAACCTGTTCGGAGATATCTTGTCTGATCTTGGGCCCGCCTGTACAGGCACCATCGCCATTGCGCCGTCGGCCAATCTCAACCCAGAGCGCACCTACCCATCGCTGTTTGAGCCCGTGCACGGCTCAGCCCCCGACATTTACGGCAAAAACATCGCCAACCCCATCGGGATGATCTGGTCCGGCGCAATGATGCTCGACTTTCTGGGCAATGGCGATGCGCGACACACCGGCGCCCACGACGCCATCGTCCGCGCAATCGAAACCACCCTGTCCACCGGCCCACGAACCCCGGACATGGGTGGCAAGGCCAGCACGACCGACTTAGGACTTGCGGTAGCCGCTGCGCTTTGA